The segment AGATGATGTGgagaataataaattaaaaaatgtgacaaaaGGCACAtcaacaaatgaaaatttaaaagaaaatcaaTTCAGTAGTTTATACGCTTATCGACAGTATTCGATGCGAAGATTCCCTGAACTGaagggattaaaaaaaaagattgcTACTACGAGCAGAAGATATTTAATGAAATTGATAATGTTCGTAAATTGGCGGAAGATATGaagaatgataaaaaaaaattcaaaaaaattatatgtagaaaatattgttaTCCTATTATTTTGGGATCTTGATTTTCTTTACTTGGTTCAGTAGTTCCTATATTAGCTGAAGCTgaagtaaaagtaaaattagaGAGTAAGATAAGAAATATCTTGGAGCACTTAACACCAGTATTGAatgatgtaatttttataccaTTTGGTATAATTggaataatatgtataatttatatattgattaaaattgtaaagtATGAAAGAATAAAAGCAGGAAAGGGTGAACTGAAGGATAAGGAATATGTTTGTTTTTGTAAAGAagattttaatattaattaatatgtgTAATATAGTTTGGGGtattatgtattttatattataacattgtttacat is part of the Plasmodium cynomolgi strain B DNA, chromosome 8, whole genome shotgun sequence genome and harbors:
- a CDS encoding VIR-like CYIR protein (putative), which translates into the protein MERKLVLGLSQGNSSDDVENNKLKNVTKGTSTNENLKENQFSRIKKKDCYYEQKIFNEIDNVLVPILAEAEVKVKLESKIRNILEHLTPVLNDVIFIPFGIIGIICIIYILIKIVKYERIKAGKGELKDKEYVCFCKEDFNIN